CAATGGTTTGAGATTGGTCACCCAATGAATGTTTAGTTTATTTGGGGTTAAGGCCTTCCATCTCTATGCATTATCCAGGATATATGAATTCAGATTTAATCATTTTTCGTTCTCGCagaaaatattgattaataAGTTGAAGGAGTACATGTGGATTTAGacaatgaaaataattaaacaatcgAAGAAAGAAGTTTAGAGACAACTTGGAGATTCTCTATTGAAATTTAGGTCAATGGTTTGAGATCGGTCACCCACTGAATGATTAGTTTATTTTGGGTTAATGCTCCCATCTCTATGCATTATCCAAGATATATGAATTCAGATTTAATCATTTTTCGTTCTCgtagaaaatattaattaataggAGTAAGTTGAAGGAGTACATGTACAGCTAGTAGTACGTATCACTGCTTATTCTTCTCCGTGGAAATTGAGATGTCGGCCGGGTGAAACTCAATTCTTTATACATTTCAAGTTGCTAGAGCATCTTATGGAATATATCGAAGTACTAagtacttgttttttttttaacaagtaCTTGTCTTTACTAGGGCAACATTCCAAACCTAATAAAACAATGGAACGTTTGAattattttcagttttgtttttttgcagCAGTTTGGAAATTGGTCTATGTTGCAAAATTGCAAATAGTTGACTGTGTACAGAAATAAATTACAGTGGTTCTCGTTGgcttcagcaaaaaaaaattacgccATTTACAGATATATTGTATTTGTTGAAAAATCAGTAAACCAGGTAATGATTCGTCTAGTCATTCTTTATAGGAGAGGAACCactggaacaaaaaaaaatctctcactATCTTTATTCAACTCGTTTATATTCATTTCATTCAATTTGCATAACatattgtttttactttttaggtTTAGATGATTTTATATCGGTttttctatcttaaaatatatcgAGATCAGATCCAAATgaatcaaaaagaagaagaaaaaaacaatgaaaatttaaagtaaaaaacaaaatccaaacattATCATAATATCCTAAAAGCTGATTCAGATCAagtctattttattttggttactatcagaaagaaaaaaaacttgaacAGAGACCGAAGATTTAAGCTAAAACAGTGatgatcttttctttttcatgtttacctttCCTTTCCTTTATGTACAAAGAAGAATTTAAACTAAGAAGCCGaaatttaaaaggaaaaaaaaaacaattcgaaATGCAATGGATAAAAACCCCTCAGTCCTCAACCTTTGGACCTCCGTATAACGCTCCAACTACGTTAAGATCGTCTGGATTATCATCTCTCTCTTGCAGCCAGGCATGACATTCTCTCTCCACTTGACCTCTCAAAACGTCGTCTTCCTCTGAAAGCCATcacatataaatcttttttatcTATCTAGCCCAATTACCTGCAACTAGTTAAGGCTGTTGTTTCATTAAGTATAATAAGCTGACCTGATGAGAACTTATCCAAAGGGAATTCTAGGAAATAAGTGCAATGCCTGCCTTCTGGATTGCAGTAAGGAGGGCCAAGCACATCTAGAACCGCACACGCTGTTTCCGCTGTGAACCGATGCATGTTACCGCCATCTTCGGGGTACAAGATGGAGGCGTTGCATGGTGCGGTTAACGTTGAGTCCATCTTCAATTTTGCCAGCCGCGTTTTCGGATCTCTCACTGCGACtgagataaaataaaaagtgattTTCAGTTTACATTATGATAAGGTATAGATCATAGATTATTGATGCTTTGATGGGTAACATTGCAGAATTtggtaaacaaaataatattatatggaCGACAAAAACTAActtgtatatcatatgaatagTAGCTATCGGAATACTCTAATTATCACATTCAGAAAAAAGACATTAACTAAATAGAGTAAAAAGAGTAAAAAGCTTATCCCAAGTAAATTAACAACGTTTAATCTATGCATAACTTCAAGACTTTTATAGTATTATATAACCGAATTACTTTAAAAAGTGAAACCAATGAATATGTGTTCTAATAATTAAAAACGTGAAAATGGAAAAAGCAAACTGTATATCATTCAGCAACTATAGAATAGGGTACATTCCGACACTCAATTATATCACCAGAGGGACATAGAATCTTATTTCCTTAGGGACCAATCCCAAATTGTTGACACACCACACAAGTAGGAAGATCTGACGTACATAGAGTATGTGGTCGGTCCTAAAGTGAGATCAGCCATACGAATCAGCATACATCAGCACTGACATAAGATCTATAATAACTTTTAAGTACATGAAATTGACAGTTGGTTTTTACTTTTGAGTTGAAAACGCATAAAAAGTTGAACACCTCCATTATCAGTATTGCTCTAATTCTTGCCTATAATCTTTTACTAAACTGGGATTATATCTTTGAGATAAATAGTTAAAAGTGGCTACGTTAGAATATCTAAGAACCTACCAAAGACTTATTGTAAgataataataaaccaaaaggTTTTATAGCTTATGATTTTTCTTGAAATGCAAGTAAGCTTACATGGAGCATCAACCACCCAATCATACGACTTGATGTGCATTGTACCAAAGAGAAGCTTGCTAAAAACTGTCATCCCTGGATGGTTATGAAGAGGAATGACACCAGAAGGCGGCAAACAGAAAATCGCAATCTGCGGTAAAACCCTAACCATGGTTACTTATATCACAAGCAAGAGACAACacaagtgagagagagagagtgtgtatTTAGTGAAGTTACCGAAAATTGTTCACACTCGTGTAGAGGCAGGTACGTTATCCGTGGTGAAGACCCATTTCTCGGTCCGGGGACTGGTCGGAAAAACGGCATGGTCAGAGCTAATCCGACATCCTCTGGTTTCATattgtctatattttatattatcaaaaatttaaacttttatgGAAAACCAAGAACAAGAAATTTGAATCAAGAAGTTAATACCAAGAACTCCTCGTAGCTGTTGGATTTTATCTTCAGACGGAACAACTCCAGGACCGCCGTTGGAGAACACTTCCTTACAAGTAAGCAACAGTCGCCGAACCGCAGTTATCTC
Above is a window of Brassica napus cultivar Da-Ae chromosome A10, Da-Ae, whole genome shotgun sequence DNA encoding:
- the LOC106370560 gene encoding plant cysteine oxidase 1-like isoform X3, with translation MGFEMKQEKDVLGLIPSKNQGKASSSNPSSVKSPHNKNKKKKKNNNNNKKKMVMAWRPKKTDSPAEEITAVRRLLLTCKEVFSNGGPGVVPSEDKIQQLRGVLEDVGLALTMPFFRPVPGPRNGSSPRITYLPLHECEQFSIAIFCLPPSGVIPLHNHPGMTVFSKLLFGTMHIKSYDWVVDAPFAVRDPKTRLAKLKMDSTLTAPCNASILYPEDGGNMHRFTAETACAVLDVLGPPYCNPEGRHCTYFLEFPLDKFSSEEDDVLRGQVERECHAWLQERDDNPDDLNVVGALYGGPKVED
- the LOC106370560 gene encoding plant cysteine oxidase 1-like isoform X2; amino-acid sequence: MGFEMKQEKDVLGLIPSKNQGKASSSNPSSVKSPHNKNKKKKKNNNNNKKKMVMAWRPKKTDSPAEEITAVRRLLLTCKEVFSNGGPGVVPSEDKIQQLRGVLDNMKPEDVGLALTMPFFRPVPGPRNGSSPRITYLPLHECEQFSIAIFCLPPSGVIPLHNHPGMTVFSKLLFGTMHIKSYDWVVDAPLRDPKTRLAKLKMDSTLTAPCNASILYPEDGGNMHRFTAETACAVLDVLGPPYCNPEGRHCTYFLEFPLDKFSSEEDDVLRGQVERECHAWLQERDDNPDDLNVVGALYGGPKVED
- the LOC106370560 gene encoding plant cysteine oxidase 1-like isoform X4; its protein translation is MGFEMKQEKDVLGLIPSKNQGKASSSNPSSVKSPHNKNKKKKKNNNNNKKKMVMAWRPKKTDSPAEEITAVRRLLLTCKEVFSNGGPGVVPSEDKIQQLRGVLVPGPRNGSSPRITYLPLHECEQFSIAIFCLPPSGVIPLHNHPGMTVFSKLLFGTMHIKSYDWVVDAPFAVRDPKTRLAKLKMDSTLTAPCNASILYPEDGGNMHRFTAETACAVLDVLGPPYCNPEGRHCTYFLEFPLDKFSSEEDDVLRGQVERECHAWLQERDDNPDDLNVVGALYGGPKVED
- the LOC106370560 gene encoding plant cysteine oxidase 1-like isoform X1; translation: MGFEMKQEKDVLGLIPSKNQGKASSSNPSSVKSPHNKNKKKKKNNNNNKKKMVMAWRPKKTDSPAEEITAVRRLLLTCKEVFSNGGPGVVPSEDKIQQLRGVLDNMKPEDVGLALTMPFFRPVPGPRNGSSPRITYLPLHECEQFSIAIFCLPPSGVIPLHNHPGMTVFSKLLFGTMHIKSYDWVVDAPFAVRDPKTRLAKLKMDSTLTAPCNASILYPEDGGNMHRFTAETACAVLDVLGPPYCNPEGRHCTYFLEFPLDKFSSEEDDVLRGQVERECHAWLQERDDNPDDLNVVGALYGGPKVED